The proteins below are encoded in one region of Aquisphaera giovannonii:
- the glgX gene encoding glycogen debranching protein GlgX, whose product MRIWPGKPFPLGATWDGAGVNFSIFAENATKVELCLLDGPDATKESACYTLTEQTAQVWHSYFPDILPGQLYGYRIHGPYEPQNGHRFNPHKLLLDPYAKAIGRDLKWDDSLFGYTLNSPEADLTFDERDSTPFAPVGAVVDTAFTWGDDRPPLTPWHKTLIYEVHVKGFTKLMPGVPEKARGTYSGLASEAAVQHLRDLGVTAVELLPVHYHVDDRFLTDKGRVNYWGYNTLGFFAPDPRYAVDPSPEATIREFKMMVRSLHAAGIEVILDVVYNHTAEGNERGPTLSFRGVDNASLYRLSPDPRYYMDFTGCGNTFNMQNPQVLQMIMDSLRYWVVEMHVDGFRFDLASTLARELYEVDRLGAFFDIIHQDPILSQVKLIAEPWDVGPGGYQVGSFPVLWTEWNGKYRDNVRRFWKGDGGTVSEFATRLSGSSDLYLHNGRAPYASINFITCHDGFTLEDLVSYNEKHNEANGEENRDGSSSNDSWNCGVEGPTDDPAILDLRDRQKRNLMATLLLSQGVPMLLAGDEIGHTQQGNNNAYCQDNEITWLNWELDDRQKSFLEFTKKVCQVFREHPVFQRRHFFQGRALRGTDIKDISFLEPSGKEMSDEAWNAGYVKSMGVRLAGDLIADVDERGEKVIDDTALILLNAHHEPIKFQLPETTENQVWECVLDTATANCEPRVLAAGDELELRDRSMSVFFTRRKSEAQPLVRTEDEAVRREARTPVPPVPSHKPHVRTSV is encoded by the coding sequence ATGAGAATCTGGCCGGGTAAACCATTCCCCCTCGGTGCGACGTGGGACGGGGCGGGGGTGAACTTCAGCATCTTCGCGGAGAACGCGACGAAGGTGGAGCTCTGCTTGCTCGACGGGCCCGACGCCACGAAGGAGTCGGCCTGCTACACGCTGACGGAGCAGACCGCGCAGGTCTGGCACAGCTACTTCCCCGACATCCTCCCCGGGCAGCTCTACGGCTACCGCATCCACGGCCCCTACGAGCCCCAGAACGGGCACCGCTTCAATCCGCACAAGCTCCTTCTGGATCCTTACGCGAAGGCGATCGGCCGTGACCTGAAGTGGGACGATTCCCTCTTCGGCTACACCCTGAACAGCCCCGAAGCCGACCTGACCTTCGACGAAAGGGACAGCACGCCCTTCGCGCCGGTCGGCGCCGTCGTGGACACGGCCTTCACCTGGGGCGACGACCGCCCGCCGCTGACCCCCTGGCACAAGACCTTGATCTACGAGGTCCACGTCAAGGGGTTCACCAAGCTCATGCCGGGAGTCCCGGAGAAGGCCCGGGGGACCTACTCGGGCCTGGCCTCGGAGGCCGCGGTCCAGCACCTCCGCGACCTCGGCGTGACCGCCGTGGAGCTGCTGCCGGTCCACTACCACGTGGACGACCGCTTCCTGACCGACAAGGGGAGGGTGAACTACTGGGGCTACAACACCCTGGGCTTCTTCGCGCCCGACCCCCGCTACGCGGTCGATCCCTCGCCGGAGGCGACCATACGCGAATTCAAGATGATGGTCCGCTCGCTGCACGCGGCGGGCATCGAGGTCATCCTCGACGTCGTGTACAACCACACGGCCGAGGGCAACGAACGGGGGCCGACGCTCTCCTTCCGCGGCGTGGACAACGCCTCCCTCTACCGCCTGTCGCCGGACCCGCGCTACTACATGGACTTCACGGGCTGCGGCAACACCTTCAACATGCAGAACCCTCAGGTCCTCCAGATGATCATGGACAGCCTGCGGTACTGGGTGGTGGAGATGCACGTGGACGGCTTCCGCTTCGACCTCGCGAGCACGCTCGCCCGCGAGCTCTACGAGGTGGACCGCCTGGGCGCGTTCTTCGACATCATCCACCAGGACCCGATCCTCTCCCAGGTCAAGCTCATCGCGGAGCCCTGGGACGTCGGGCCGGGCGGCTACCAGGTCGGCTCGTTCCCGGTCCTCTGGACCGAGTGGAACGGCAAGTATCGCGACAACGTCCGGCGGTTCTGGAAGGGCGACGGCGGGACGGTCTCGGAGTTCGCCACGCGCCTGTCGGGGTCCAGCGACCTCTACCTGCACAACGGCCGGGCCCCGTACGCGAGCATCAACTTCATCACCTGCCACGACGGCTTCACGCTCGAGGACCTCGTCTCCTACAACGAGAAGCACAACGAGGCCAACGGCGAGGAGAATCGCGACGGATCCAGCAGCAACGATAGCTGGAACTGCGGCGTCGAGGGGCCGACCGACGACCCCGCCATCCTGGACCTGCGCGACCGCCAGAAGCGGAACCTGATGGCCACCCTGCTGCTCTCGCAGGGCGTGCCGATGCTCCTGGCCGGCGACGAGATCGGCCACACCCAGCAGGGCAACAACAACGCCTACTGCCAGGACAACGAGATCACGTGGCTGAACTGGGAGCTCGACGACCGTCAGAAGAGCTTCCTCGAGTTCACGAAGAAGGTGTGCCAGGTCTTCCGCGAGCACCCGGTCTTCCAGCGACGGCACTTCTTCCAGGGCCGCGCCCTCCGCGGCACCGACATCAAGGACATCTCGTTCCTGGAGCCCTCGGGCAAGGAGATGTCCGACGAGGCCTGGAACGCCGGGTACGTCAAGAGCATGGGGGTGCGACTGGCCGGCGACCTGATCGCGGACGTCGACGAGCGGGGCGAGAAGGTGATCGACGACACCGCGCTCATCCTCCTCAACGCGCACCACGAGCCGATCAAATTCCAGCTCCCGGAGACCACGGAGAACCAGGTCTGGGAATGCGTGCTCGACACCGCCACGGCAAACTGCGAGCCCAGGGTCCTTGCCGCGGGTGACGAGTTGGAGCTCCGGGACCGCTCCATGAGCGTCTTTTTCACCCGGAGGAAGAGCGAGGCCCAGCCGCTCGTCCGCACGGAAGACGAGGCCGTCCGCCGCGAGGCTCGAACGCCCGTGCCGCCGGTCCCGTCCCACAAGCCTCACGTCAGGACCAGCGTCTGA
- the treY gene encoding malto-oligosyltrehalose synthase codes for MATVTDPPSSDRTPPPAPQGADAPPAPDHTAYSRELYRAALEEIRRRRSLPDATYRMQLHAGFTFRQAEEIVPYLAELGISDAYASPYLKAAPGSTHGYDITDHEQLNPEIGTQAEHDAWLDSLGRHGIGLILDVVPNHMGILGNENPWWNDVLENGQASIHAQDFDIDWAAPTRPENRGRVLLPFLGDVYGVTLEKGELVVGRDGGAFHVQYMEHRYPLDPRSYAAILEPAVGPVSTALGEDAEPVVELKSILTALRNLPEHTETSPGKVAERRREKEVVKRRLATLLESQPVVVGAIDESLRVLNGTPGEPRSFDALDALLSVQPYRLAFWRVASDEINYRRFFDINTLVALRTDREEVMRATHRMVFDIVTRKGATGLRIDHPDGLLDPQRYLERLQQAFVLMTARRLHLDGPRSSEVTWDELRPYLYDIVRPAPVASINDPRLYVVVEKILGSDEPFPEDWVSHGTSGYDALNRINDLYVDLSNSGEFARRYQEWIEDTTPYRELVRQKKYLILEHSLASELHVLSYQLERIALRDRRSRDFTQTVLRHALREVIASFPVYRSYITARKVHDYDKDLVDRAVRSARRRNPVISRSVFDFLRDVLLGRVGAADEVPESEFAPADFAGKFQQVTAPVMAKGLEDTTFYVYNRLLSLNEVGGEPNRFGSSVDSLHRWNQERASRFPHSMTPLATHDTKRSGDVRARINVLSEVPSLWFEALARWSDLNRKHRTLIEDHEAPDHNEEYFFYQNLLGAWPMEGLTPENTASFVERVRGFMQKAIHEAKVHSSWQNPNPDYDQAVDQFVAKVIDPSQNAEFLDDFAELRDLVRRHGMINSLSQTLLKLAMPGVPDTYQGTELWDLSLVDPDNRRPVDYALRARLLRELIAAHDDPQVGPGRLVRDLTSNMVDGRIKLYLHWRALRARREQPDLFTTGEYRGLNPRGANQQSLFAFVRASGDRRAVVAVPRLTTRLCGGHLPLGAESWGDTEVQLEGMGSVTSLRNVFTGETFPIAPEGGTVLKAADLLASFPVALLVG; via the coding sequence ATGGCCACCGTGACAGACCCGCCCAGCAGCGACCGCACGCCTCCCCCGGCCCCCCAGGGCGCCGACGCCCCACCCGCACCCGACCACACGGCATACAGCCGCGAGCTCTACCGGGCGGCCCTCGAGGAAATTCGCCGCCGCAGGTCGCTCCCCGACGCGACCTATCGCATGCAGCTCCACGCCGGCTTCACGTTCCGACAGGCCGAGGAGATCGTCCCGTACCTGGCCGAGCTCGGGATCTCCGACGCCTATGCTTCCCCCTACCTGAAGGCCGCCCCGGGCAGCACCCACGGCTACGACATCACCGATCACGAACAGCTCAACCCCGAGATCGGCACGCAGGCCGAGCACGATGCCTGGCTGGACTCGCTGGGGCGGCACGGGATCGGCCTGATCCTCGACGTCGTGCCGAATCACATGGGGATCCTCGGCAACGAGAACCCCTGGTGGAACGACGTCCTGGAGAACGGCCAGGCGTCCATCCACGCGCAAGACTTCGACATCGACTGGGCCGCGCCCACGAGGCCGGAGAATCGCGGACGCGTCCTGCTGCCATTCCTCGGCGACGTCTACGGCGTGACCCTGGAGAAGGGCGAGCTGGTCGTCGGTCGCGACGGCGGCGCGTTCCACGTCCAGTACATGGAGCATCGGTATCCCCTCGACCCGAGATCCTATGCCGCGATCCTCGAGCCGGCCGTCGGGCCGGTCTCGACTGCGCTCGGGGAGGACGCCGAGCCGGTCGTGGAGCTGAAGAGCATCCTGACGGCGCTTCGCAACCTGCCGGAGCACACCGAGACCTCGCCCGGCAAGGTGGCCGAACGCAGGCGCGAGAAGGAGGTGGTGAAGCGGCGACTGGCCACCCTGCTGGAGTCGCAGCCGGTCGTCGTCGGCGCCATCGATGAGTCCCTCCGCGTCCTCAACGGGACGCCCGGCGAGCCGAGGAGCTTCGACGCCCTGGACGCCCTGCTCAGCGTCCAGCCCTACCGCCTCGCCTTCTGGCGCGTGGCGTCGGACGAGATCAACTACCGCAGGTTCTTCGACATCAACACGCTCGTCGCCCTGCGGACGGACCGCGAGGAGGTCATGCGGGCGACGCACCGCATGGTCTTCGACATCGTCACGCGGAAGGGCGCGACGGGCCTTCGCATCGACCACCCCGACGGGCTCCTGGATCCGCAGAGGTACCTGGAACGGCTCCAGCAGGCCTTCGTGCTGATGACGGCACGCCGGCTCCATCTCGACGGCCCGAGATCGTCGGAGGTCACCTGGGACGAGCTGAGGCCCTACCTGTACGACATCGTGCGCCCGGCCCCGGTCGCCAGCATCAACGACCCCAGGCTCTACGTCGTGGTGGAGAAGATCCTCGGCTCCGACGAGCCCTTCCCCGAAGACTGGGTCTCGCACGGGACGTCCGGCTACGACGCGCTGAATCGCATCAACGACCTGTACGTGGACCTGTCCAACTCCGGGGAATTCGCGCGACGCTATCAGGAGTGGATCGAGGATACGACCCCGTACCGGGAGCTCGTGCGCCAGAAGAAGTACCTCATCCTGGAGCACTCCCTCGCCAGCGAGCTCCACGTCCTCTCGTACCAGCTCGAGCGGATCGCGCTCCGCGACCGGCGGTCGCGGGACTTCACCCAGACCGTCCTGCGCCACGCGCTCCGCGAGGTGATCGCGTCGTTCCCCGTCTACCGGAGCTACATCACCGCCAGGAAGGTCCACGACTACGATAAGGACCTCGTCGACCGCGCCGTCCGCTCCGCCAGGCGGAGGAACCCGGTGATCAGCCGCTCGGTCTTCGACTTCCTCCGCGACGTGCTGCTCGGCCGGGTGGGCGCGGCGGACGAGGTTCCCGAGAGCGAATTCGCCCCCGCGGACTTCGCCGGCAAGTTCCAGCAGGTCACGGCCCCGGTCATGGCGAAGGGGCTGGAGGACACGACGTTCTACGTCTACAACCGCCTGCTCTCGCTCAACGAGGTCGGCGGCGAGCCCAATCGCTTCGGCTCCAGCGTGGACTCGCTCCACCGCTGGAATCAGGAACGGGCCTCGCGATTCCCGCACTCGATGACGCCCCTCGCGACTCACGACACGAAGCGCAGCGGCGACGTCCGGGCCCGGATCAACGTCCTCTCCGAGGTCCCGTCCCTGTGGTTCGAGGCCCTGGCCCGCTGGAGCGACCTGAATCGGAAACATCGCACCCTCATCGAGGACCACGAGGCGCCCGATCACAACGAGGAGTACTTCTTCTACCAGAACCTCCTCGGCGCATGGCCGATGGAAGGGCTCACGCCCGAGAACACCGCGTCCTTCGTCGAGCGGGTCCGCGGGTTCATGCAGAAGGCGATCCACGAGGCGAAGGTCCACAGCAGCTGGCAGAATCCCAATCCCGACTACGACCAGGCCGTGGACCAGTTCGTCGCGAAGGTCATCGACCCGTCGCAGAACGCGGAGTTCCTCGACGACTTCGCCGAGCTCCGGGACCTCGTCCGCCGCCACGGCATGATCAACTCGCTGTCCCAGACGCTCCTCAAGCTGGCGATGCCCGGCGTGCCGGACACGTACCAGGGGACGGAACTCTGGGACCTGAGCCTGGTCGACCCGGACAATCGGCGGCCCGTCGATTATGCCCTCCGTGCTCGACTTCTGCGGGAGCTGATCGCCGCACACGACGACCCCCAGGTCGGCCCCGGCCGGCTCGTGCGAGACCTGACATCGAACATGGTCGATGGCCGGATCAAGCTGTATCTCCATTGGCGCGCGCTGCGTGCCCGCCGCGAGCAGCCCGACCTCTTCACGACCGGCGAGTACCGGGGACTCAATCCTCGAGGGGCCAATCAGCAGTCCCTTTTCGCCTTCGTGCGAGCTTCCGGCGATCGGAGGGCCGTCGTCGCCGTGCCCCGGCTCACGACGCGACTCTGCGGGGGGCATCTCCCGCTCGGCGCAGAGAGCTGGGGCGACACCGAAGTCCAGCTCGAGGGGATGGGAAGCGTGACGAGCCTGCGGAACGTCTTCACCGGCGAGACCTTCCCCATCGCCCCGGAGGGCGGGACGGTCCTCAAGGCCGCCGACCTCCTCGCCTCATTCCCCGTGGCACTCCTCGTCGGTTGA
- the treZ gene encoding malto-oligosyltrehalose trehalohydrolase has product MAGSSADGSSSNATLPPVPRRLPIGAEVQGGGAVHFRVWAPLRSKVEVVLDGSQGSEVGLTPEPDGYHSGLVPHATAGTRYRYRLDGGDCCPDPASRFQPDGPHGPSEVVDPGAFAWRDESWPGLRLEGQVLYELHIGTFTDEGTWAAAAGQLPRLKELGITAVEVMPVAEFAGKFGWGYDGVSLFAPYRGYGSPDDMRRFVDRAHGLGLGVLLDVVYNHFGPDGDYHDSYSGTYVHSDRGPTGWGKALNFDGEGSAPVREFFVSNAGYWIDEFHLDGLRLDAVQAIHDTSKLHVVTELTRHARAAAGRRTILVVAEDERQKVSLVKPVEKGGNGLDAVWNDDFHHASRVALTGHAEAYYCDYRGTPQELISAVKWGYLFQGQLCKWQQKLRGTPTYGIDAARFITYLENHDQVANSATGARIKELTSPGRYRAMVTLWLLAPQTPMLFQGQELGSSRPFLYFCDHNPELREIVRKGRQEELSGFRSTTHPAMLGKLPDPSTSFEASRLDPPGDYRSHPAFLLFQDLLTLRREDPIFRSQCSRKLEGAVLGPEAFALRLWGDDPAAGDEDCRLILVNLGRDLYPASNSEPLLAPPEDHEWELLCFSEDPRYGGAGMPPLDAASPWRLAGHGAVVLAPRASTPRPDLYEMAAVEAEDFDIHPQIRRARSARRDEPDGPNKS; this is encoded by the coding sequence ATGGCTGGCTCGAGTGCCGATGGTTCGTCTTCGAATGCGACGCTTCCCCCCGTCCCGCGGCGGCTGCCGATCGGCGCCGAGGTGCAGGGGGGAGGAGCCGTCCATTTCCGGGTCTGGGCTCCGCTTCGCAGCAAGGTGGAGGTCGTGCTGGACGGTTCCCAGGGATCGGAGGTGGGGCTGACGCCGGAGCCGGACGGGTATCACTCCGGCCTCGTACCTCATGCGACGGCCGGCACTCGCTACCGATACCGCCTCGATGGCGGCGACTGCTGCCCCGACCCGGCGTCGCGCTTCCAGCCGGATGGCCCGCACGGCCCGTCCGAGGTCGTGGACCCGGGTGCGTTCGCGTGGCGCGACGAGTCCTGGCCCGGTCTGAGGCTCGAAGGACAGGTCCTCTACGAGCTCCACATCGGCACGTTCACGGACGAAGGGACGTGGGCGGCGGCGGCGGGTCAGCTGCCGAGGCTCAAGGAGTTGGGGATCACCGCCGTCGAGGTCATGCCGGTCGCCGAGTTCGCCGGGAAATTCGGTTGGGGCTACGACGGCGTCTCCCTCTTCGCCCCTTATCGAGGATATGGCAGCCCGGATGACATGCGACGGTTCGTCGACCGCGCACACGGGCTGGGCCTGGGGGTCCTGCTGGACGTGGTCTACAACCACTTCGGGCCCGACGGCGACTACCACGACTCGTATTCCGGGACCTACGTCCACTCGGACCGGGGGCCGACCGGCTGGGGCAAGGCCCTGAACTTCGACGGCGAGGGCAGCGCCCCGGTCCGCGAATTCTTCGTGTCGAATGCCGGCTACTGGATCGACGAGTTCCACCTGGACGGCCTCCGGCTGGACGCCGTGCAGGCCATCCACGACACGTCGAAGCTCCATGTGGTGACCGAGCTCACCCGCCATGCCCGCGCGGCGGCGGGGCGGCGGACGATCCTCGTGGTGGCGGAGGATGAGCGGCAGAAGGTTTCGCTGGTGAAGCCCGTCGAGAAGGGTGGCAACGGGCTCGATGCCGTCTGGAACGACGACTTCCACCACGCCTCTCGGGTCGCGCTAACCGGCCATGCGGAGGCCTACTACTGCGATTACCGGGGCACGCCCCAGGAGTTGATCTCGGCGGTCAAATGGGGCTACCTGTTCCAGGGGCAATTGTGCAAGTGGCAGCAGAAGCTCCGGGGCACGCCGACCTACGGGATCGATGCCGCCCGGTTCATCACCTACCTCGAGAACCATGACCAGGTGGCCAATTCGGCCACGGGAGCTCGGATCAAGGAGCTGACGAGCCCGGGGCGGTACCGGGCCATGGTCACCCTCTGGCTCCTGGCACCCCAGACGCCCATGCTCTTCCAGGGCCAGGAGCTCGGGTCGAGCCGGCCGTTCCTCTACTTCTGCGACCACAATCCCGAGCTCCGCGAGATCGTCCGCAAGGGGCGTCAGGAGGAGCTTTCCGGCTTCCGGAGCACCACCCACCCCGCAATGTTGGGGAAGCTCCCCGACCCGTCGACGAGCTTCGAAGCGTCGCGGCTCGATCCGCCCGGCGACTACCGTTCCCATCCGGCCTTCCTGCTCTTCCAGGACCTCCTCACGCTGCGTCGGGAGGACCCGATCTTCCGGTCGCAATGCTCGAGGAAGCTCGAAGGAGCCGTCCTGGGCCCGGAGGCCTTCGCGCTGCGACTGTGGGGGGACGACCCGGCGGCCGGCGATGAGGATTGCCGGCTCATCCTGGTGAACCTGGGACGCGACCTCTACCCCGCGTCGAACTCGGAACCCCTGCTGGCACCTCCCGAGGACCATGAATGGGAGCTGCTCTGCTTCAGCGAGGATCCCCGGTATGGCGGGGCCGGCATGCCTCCCCTGGATGCGGCATCCCCCTGGCGACTGGCCGGCCACGGCGCCGTGGTGCTCGCGCCTCGGGCCAGCACGCCTCGCCCGGACCTGTACGAGATGGCAGCCGTGGAGGCGGAAGACTTCGACATCCACCCGCAGATCAGGCGGGCCAGGTCGGCCCGTCGGGACGAGCCCGACGGGCCGAACAAGTCATGA
- the epsC gene encoding serine O-acetyltransferase EpsC translates to MATDVRLKELLPAITERIVGTYEECGAIHHLGHSPLPSYREVVEILGDLREIIYPGYGRRQNLHMGNVAYHVGDLIDSLHDRLTQQIDRAFRHNCRAKELETDFEAKAQDIAVRFLETIPELRRVLSEDAHAAYEGDPAARSLDEIVFCYPGLAAISVYRLAHVLHGLGVPLIPRMMTEYAHGKTGIDIHPGARIGQRLFIDHGTGVVIGETTEIGDGVKIYQGVTLGALSFPRDESTGEVVRGNKRHPTIEHDVVIYANATILGGDTVIGHHSVIGSSAWITRSVVPHTTVTIENPRLRYREGDVRPDDGYAERLNYQI, encoded by the coding sequence ATGGCCACGGACGTCAGGCTTAAGGAACTGCTGCCGGCGATCACCGAGCGTATCGTCGGGACGTACGAGGAATGCGGCGCGATCCACCACCTGGGACATTCTCCCCTTCCCAGCTACCGCGAGGTGGTGGAGATCCTGGGCGACCTTCGCGAGATCATCTATCCGGGATACGGACGGCGGCAGAACCTGCACATGGGGAACGTCGCCTATCACGTCGGGGACCTGATCGACAGCCTCCATGATCGGCTGACCCAGCAGATCGACCGGGCCTTCCGCCACAATTGCCGGGCCAAGGAGCTGGAGACGGACTTCGAGGCGAAGGCACAGGACATCGCGGTCCGGTTCCTGGAGACGATCCCCGAGCTGCGCCGGGTCCTGAGCGAGGACGCCCACGCGGCCTACGAGGGGGACCCCGCGGCCAGGAGCCTGGACGAGATCGTCTTCTGCTATCCGGGCCTGGCGGCGATCTCGGTCTACCGCCTCGCCCACGTGCTGCACGGGCTGGGGGTTCCGCTCATCCCCCGGATGATGACCGAATACGCTCACGGCAAGACGGGGATCGACATCCATCCCGGCGCGCGGATCGGGCAGCGGCTGTTCATCGACCACGGGACCGGCGTGGTGATCGGCGAGACGACGGAAATCGGCGACGGCGTGAAGATCTACCAGGGCGTGACCCTGGGGGCCCTCAGCTTCCCGCGAGACGAGTCCACCGGCGAGGTCGTCCGGGGAAACAAGCGGCATCCGACCATCGAGCACGACGTCGTCATCTATGCGAACGCCACCATCCTCGGCGGGGACACGGTCATCGGCCACCACTCGGTGATCGGCTCCTCCGCCTGGATCACGCGGAGCGTCGTACCCCACACGACCGTGACGATCGAGAACCCCCGACTCCGCTACCGCGAGGGCGACGTCCGCCCCGATGACGGCTACGCGGAGCGGCTGAACTACCAGATCTGA
- a CDS encoding ABC transporter permease subunit, with the protein MLPGPVFFHELRAASRRRRTFVIRTSIGLLLLYLLISILGGGRYARVASDRDLTAGELADLGGELFAAVALLEFLLIAVLTPAYMAGSIAEDRQRKVLPYLLASPLGGAEIVLGKFAARLINLVTLLLSCLPIVSIASFLGGVDPAMIWASAGAALAMLVLFASISVCISLHCERPRDAIVATYAAVFFMLWGPVLLSALLHSGTQLSAWLRSIDPVPDWLIHLSPMLLFEGPAGLQRDSSGPLFRTMIAQAALAVPVLAWATFRLRPRERGSRVGRMRRFLGLGARREGPFRLLPRPRMGDRPMFWKECTGSSASSSRLRLGLMVLLRVAVAAGLAYALLVPGVGALRETLEYGYGGPGLSGARELLNATVRGAVTALYCLAGLIISASAATAFTGERERDTWISLIATPLERREIVLAKIAGAFWKSRWLLAGLLTALLVGLACGSVHPLGFLLAVGLTAFYLAFPAILGTYLSLRLKTSAGAIAATLGIVLFLNFGYLFCCIPVAHGGSEVFLAGVTPLFVGEAPCSYADLNYAFHLHGEWGVRLLGALILSVGFYGVTSGVIFVTCLEEFDSQVGRPRRSFVHPLERPNPAGIQFVDEAPEPGEVVFLPEDREADRSSRDA; encoded by the coding sequence ATGCTCCCCGGCCCCGTCTTCTTCCACGAGCTCCGCGCGGCCTCGCGCCGGAGGCGGACGTTCGTCATACGGACATCCATCGGGCTGCTGTTACTCTACCTTCTCATCTCCATCCTCGGCGGCGGTAGGTATGCCCGCGTCGCCTCGGATCGCGACCTCACGGCGGGCGAGCTGGCGGATCTGGGCGGCGAGCTCTTCGCCGCCGTGGCCCTCCTCGAGTTCCTGCTCATCGCGGTCCTGACGCCGGCCTACATGGCCGGCTCGATCGCCGAGGACCGCCAGCGGAAGGTCCTGCCCTACCTGCTGGCCAGCCCCCTCGGCGGGGCCGAGATCGTCCTCGGCAAGTTCGCCGCCCGGCTCATCAACCTGGTGACCCTCCTGCTGTCATGCCTTCCGATCGTGAGCATCGCGTCGTTCCTGGGCGGCGTGGACCCGGCCATGATCTGGGCCTCCGCCGGGGCGGCCCTGGCGATGCTGGTCCTGTTCGCCTCGATCTCGGTGTGCATCTCCCTCCACTGCGAACGTCCCCGCGACGCCATCGTGGCGACGTACGCGGCCGTGTTCTTCATGCTCTGGGGGCCTGTCCTCCTGTCCGCCCTCCTCCACAGCGGGACGCAGCTATCGGCGTGGTTGCGCTCGATCGATCCGGTCCCCGACTGGTTGATCCACCTGAGCCCCATGCTCCTCTTCGAGGGCCCCGCGGGCTTGCAGCGGGACTCGTCCGGCCCCCTGTTTCGGACCATGATCGCCCAGGCCGCCCTCGCCGTGCCGGTGCTCGCGTGGGCGACGTTCCGGCTCCGGCCCAGGGAGCGAGGGTCCAGGGTCGGGCGAATGAGGCGGTTCCTCGGACTGGGGGCCCGCCGCGAGGGGCCGTTCCGCCTGCTGCCCCGCCCGCGGATGGGCGACCGCCCCATGTTCTGGAAGGAATGCACCGGCTCCTCCGCGTCGTCCAGCCGCCTCCGGCTCGGGCTCATGGTCCTGCTCCGGGTGGCGGTCGCGGCGGGGCTGGCCTATGCCCTCCTCGTCCCCGGCGTGGGGGCGCTTCGGGAGACCCTCGAGTACGGCTACGGAGGCCCCGGCCTCTCGGGTGCCCGCGAGCTCTTGAACGCCACCGTCCGCGGTGCGGTCACCGCGCTCTACTGCCTGGCGGGCCTGATCATCTCGGCTTCCGCGGCCACCGCATTCACCGGGGAGCGTGAGCGGGACACCTGGATCAGCCTGATCGCGACGCCCCTGGAGCGCAGGGAGATCGTCCTCGCCAAGATCGCAGGAGCCTTCTGGAAGAGCCGCTGGCTCCTGGCCGGGCTCCTCACCGCACTGCTGGTCGGCCTGGCCTGCGGCTCGGTCCACCCGCTCGGCTTCCTCCTGGCCGTCGGCCTGACCGCCTTCTACCTCGCCTTTCCCGCGATCCTGGGCACGTATCTCTCCCTGCGACTCAAGACCTCGGCCGGGGCGATCGCCGCCACGCTCGGGATCGTCCTGTTCCTGAACTTCGGCTACCTCTTCTGCTGCATACCCGTCGCGCACGGCGGAAGTGAGGTGTTCCTCGCGGGCGTCACCCCCCTCTTCGTCGGCGAGGCTCCTTGCTCGTACGCGGACCTGAACTATGCCTTTCACCTCCACGGGGAGTGGGGCGTGAGGCTCCTCGGCGCACTCATCCTCAGCGTGGGATTCTATGGGGTCACCTCGGGCGTAATCTTCGTGACCTGCCT